In one Cellulomonas sp. JZ18 genomic region, the following are encoded:
- a CDS encoding alpha/beta hydrolase family protein: MALLTCHFFSEALQTSTAATVLLPEAARGQIGMGGADLAGPPPVLYLLHGLSDDESIWLRRTSIERYVADRGLAVVMPRGGRSFYTDEAYGGAYWTFLSEELPRVVQHFFRVSDRREDTFVAGLSMGGYGAFKWALRQPERFAAAASLSGALVVGGPRATELHVRVPHVWAGSDPAGTDDDLLALLERADPATLPALYATCGAQDFLVDAQHLFVEQATARGVPVEAHVHPGDHEWGYWDRHIRDVLDWLPLRRS; the protein is encoded by the coding sequence ATGGCGCTGCTGACCTGCCACTTCTTCTCCGAGGCGCTGCAGACCAGCACGGCGGCGACCGTGCTGCTGCCGGAGGCCGCCCGCGGTCAGATCGGGATGGGCGGCGCGGACCTGGCCGGTCCGCCGCCCGTGCTGTACCTGCTGCACGGGCTGAGCGACGACGAGTCGATCTGGCTGCGCCGCACGTCGATCGAGCGCTACGTCGCGGACCGCGGCCTGGCCGTCGTCATGCCGCGCGGCGGGCGGTCGTTCTACACCGACGAGGCGTACGGCGGGGCGTACTGGACGTTCCTGTCCGAGGAGCTGCCGCGGGTGGTGCAGCACTTCTTCCGGGTGTCGGACCGCCGGGAGGACACGTTCGTCGCGGGGCTGTCGATGGGCGGGTACGGGGCGTTCAAGTGGGCGCTGCGGCAGCCGGAGCGGTTCGCGGCGGCGGCGAGCCTGTCGGGCGCGCTCGTGGTCGGCGGGCCACGCGCGACCGAGCTGCACGTGCGGGTGCCGCACGTGTGGGCGGGCAGCGACCCGGCCGGCACGGACGACGACCTGCTCGCCCTGCTGGAGCGCGCGGACCCCGCGACGCTGCCCGCGCTGTACGCGACGTGCGGTGCGCAGGACTTCCTCGTCGACGCGCAGCACCTGTTCGTCGAGCAGGCGACGGCCCGGGGCGTGCCCGTCGAGGCGCACGTCCACCCGGGCGACCACGAGTGGGGCTACTGGGACCGGCACATCCGGGACGTCCTCGACTGGCTGCCGCTGCGGCGCTCCTGA
- a CDS encoding multidrug efflux SMR transporter: MSWLVLVVSGVLEAVWATALGRSEGFTRLGPTVLFGVALLASMGGLAYAMRELPTGTAYAVWVGIGASLTVAYGMVTGTETVSLVKILLILGIVACVIGLKLAH, from the coding sequence ATGTCCTGGCTCGTGCTCGTCGTCTCCGGGGTCCTCGAGGCCGTGTGGGCGACCGCCCTCGGCCGCTCCGAGGGCTTCACCAGGCTCGGCCCGACCGTGCTGTTCGGCGTCGCGCTGCTCGCCTCCATGGGCGGGCTCGCCTACGCCATGCGGGAGCTGCCGACCGGCACCGCGTACGCGGTCTGGGTCGGCATCGGCGCCTCGCTCACCGTGGCGTACGGCATGGTGACCGGCACCGAGACGGTGTCGCTCGTGAAGATCCTGCTCATCCTCGGCATCGTCGCCTGCGTGATCGGTCTCAAGCTGGCCCACTGA
- a CDS encoding pyridoxal-dependent decarboxylase — MHELLSAASADAYVDAMRGTVDRVASRFRTTTQPFSGASREHLQALVDAVDLDAPGRGTAAAMREVDELFAQHAVWFHDPAYTAHLNCPVAVPAVAAEAVLAAINPSVDTYDQSTVGTLMERRLVAWTAQRIGFLAGGGVFTSGGTQSNLQALLVAREHALATAPGVGIRDLVVLATASSHFSVQKSARLLGLAPDAVRLVPVDEQGRMRPDALAIALRHVEQDGRLAMAVVATAGTTDRGCIDPLAPIADACDAADVWLHVDAAYGCGLLVSRTRRHLLDGIERARSVTVDFHKAFFQPVSSSALVVRHAADLRLVAHHADYLNPEHEDEPNQVDVSLQTTRRFDALKLWATLRALGADRIGEMVDATIDLAAAVHRVVDADPDLRLLSPTDLSTVMFRYQPDGLDDARADALVGQVRRVLFDSGRALVARTTVDGRPCLKLTLLNPETTVADVRHVLELVRQAAAALLEGDDLLAADPAVAR; from the coding sequence GTGCACGAGCTGCTGTCCGCCGCGAGCGCCGACGCCTACGTCGACGCGATGCGCGGCACCGTCGACCGGGTCGCGTCCCGGTTCCGCACCACCACCCAGCCGTTCTCGGGCGCGAGCCGCGAGCACCTGCAGGCCCTCGTCGACGCGGTCGACCTCGACGCGCCGGGCCGGGGCACGGCGGCCGCGATGCGCGAGGTCGACGAGCTGTTCGCCCAGCACGCCGTCTGGTTCCACGACCCCGCGTACACGGCCCACCTCAACTGCCCCGTCGCCGTGCCGGCCGTCGCGGCGGAGGCCGTGCTCGCGGCGATCAACCCGAGCGTCGACACCTACGACCAGTCGACGGTCGGCACGCTGATGGAGCGCCGGCTCGTGGCGTGGACGGCGCAGCGCATCGGCTTCCTCGCGGGCGGCGGCGTCTTCACGTCCGGCGGCACGCAGTCGAACCTGCAGGCGCTGCTCGTGGCGCGCGAGCACGCGCTCGCCACGGCTCCCGGCGTCGGCATCCGCGACCTCGTCGTGCTCGCGACGGCCTCGAGCCACTTCTCGGTGCAGAAGTCCGCGCGCCTGCTCGGCCTCGCACCCGACGCCGTCCGCCTCGTCCCCGTGGACGAGCAGGGGCGCATGCGGCCCGACGCGCTGGCGATCGCGCTGCGGCACGTCGAGCAGGACGGCCGCCTCGCGATGGCCGTCGTCGCGACCGCCGGCACGACCGACCGCGGCTGCATCGACCCGCTCGCACCGATCGCGGACGCGTGCGACGCCGCGGACGTCTGGCTGCACGTCGACGCGGCGTACGGCTGCGGGCTGCTCGTCAGCCGCACGCGCCGGCACCTGCTCGACGGCATCGAGCGCGCCCGCTCGGTGACGGTCGACTTCCACAAGGCGTTCTTCCAGCCGGTGTCGTCCTCGGCGCTGGTCGTGCGGCACGCGGCCGACCTGCGGCTCGTCGCGCACCACGCGGACTACCTCAACCCCGAGCACGAGGACGAGCCGAACCAGGTCGACGTGTCCCTGCAGACGACGCGCCGGTTCGACGCGCTCAAGCTCTGGGCGACGCTGCGCGCCCTCGGCGCCGACCGGATCGGCGAGATGGTCGACGCGACGATCGACCTGGCCGCGGCCGTGCACCGGGTGGTCGACGCCGACCCTGACCTCCGGCTGCTCTCGCCGACGGACCTGTCGACCGTCATGTTCCGCTACCAGCCGGACGGCTTGGACGACGCCCGTGCGGACGCGCTGGTCGGGCAGGTGCGGCGCGTGCTGTTCGACTCCGGGCGCGCGCTCGTCGCCCGCACCACGGTGGACGGGCGCCCGTGCCTCAAGCTCACGCTGCTCAACCCCGAGACGACCGTCGCGGACGTGCGGCACGTGCTGGAGCTGGTCCGGCAGGCGGCGGCCGCGCTGCTCGAGGGCGACGACCTGCTCGCGGCGGACCCGGCGGTGGCGCGATGA
- a CDS encoding DUF2254 domain-containing protein, protein MTAVVVGVALSHVRPPADSGLVRVLWPGDVAAATAAVQTVATATMATLTTAFSITVVALQLASQQFSPRLLRDFLRDRTIKTVLAVLVGTIALSLTVVRTLHEDEPVPVVALALVLVLAAASVTAVVAFVHHITGMLRIDSMMAKVHDESQRAIAMFLPERGDGPAQVPERLGPDVPGTVVDAPRGGFVQRVDVEPLVQRARAADVVVRVEARPGDLVVSGTPLLTLWTGDGRDAARVPDDVVAGLLAAVALGRERTVEQDAAFGFRQLEGIAVKALSPSINDPVTAAHAVGHMSELLVSLTGRRLGGTMHTDDDGVGRAVVMDRDLRYYLDLACGQVRRYGRREPTVLVALLRLCRDVGVHADPDAHAPELRRQVDLVLREMADDLLDDDRAAVRDLAERVRLVLDGRVAEAYADRSGETRSI, encoded by the coding sequence GTGACCGCCGTCGTCGTCGGGGTGGCGCTCTCCCACGTCCGCCCGCCCGCGGACTCCGGCCTCGTGCGGGTGCTCTGGCCGGGCGACGTGGCCGCGGCGACGGCGGCCGTGCAGACGGTCGCGACCGCGACCATGGCGACGCTCACGACCGCGTTCTCGATCACGGTCGTCGCGCTCCAGCTCGCGTCGCAGCAGTTCTCGCCGCGGCTGCTGCGCGACTTCCTGCGCGACCGCACCATCAAGACCGTGCTGGCCGTCCTCGTCGGGACGATCGCCCTGTCGCTCACGGTGGTCCGGACCCTCCACGAGGACGAGCCGGTGCCGGTGGTGGCGCTGGCGCTCGTGCTCGTCCTGGCGGCCGCGAGCGTGACCGCCGTCGTCGCGTTCGTCCACCACATCACGGGGATGCTGCGGATCGACTCGATGATGGCCAAGGTGCACGACGAGTCGCAGCGCGCGATCGCGATGTTCCTGCCCGAGCGCGGCGACGGTCCCGCGCAGGTCCCCGAGAGGCTCGGGCCGGACGTCCCGGGGACCGTCGTCGACGCGCCGCGCGGCGGGTTCGTCCAGCGGGTCGACGTCGAGCCACTCGTGCAGCGAGCCCGGGCGGCCGACGTGGTCGTGCGGGTCGAGGCCCGCCCGGGGGACCTGGTCGTGAGCGGGACGCCCCTGCTGACGCTGTGGACCGGCGACGGGCGCGACGCCGCGAGGGTGCCGGACGACGTCGTCGCCGGGCTCCTCGCGGCGGTCGCCCTCGGGCGGGAGCGGACGGTCGAGCAGGACGCCGCGTTCGGCTTCCGGCAGCTCGAGGGCATCGCCGTCAAGGCGCTCTCGCCCAGCATCAACGACCCCGTGACGGCCGCGCACGCGGTCGGGCACATGTCGGAGCTGCTGGTGAGCCTCACGGGGCGGCGGCTCGGCGGCACGATGCACACCGACGACGACGGCGTCGGCCGCGCCGTCGTCATGGACCGCGACCTGCGCTACTACCTCGACCTGGCGTGCGGGCAGGTGCGGCGCTACGGGCGGCGCGAGCCGACGGTGCTCGTCGCGCTCCTGCGCCTGTGCCGGGACGTCGGCGTGCACGCGGACCCTGACGCGCACGCGCCCGAGCTGCGGCGGCAGGTCGACCTCGTCCTCCGGGAGATGGCGGACGACCTGCTCGACGACGACCGGGCGGCCGTCCGCGACCTCGCCGAGCGGGTGCGCCTCGTCCTCGACGGTCGCGTCGCGGAGGCGTACGCGGACCGCAGCGGGGAGACGCGGTCGATCTGA
- a CDS encoding metal-dependent hydrolase has translation MGAGQVTITTERLGELALGAGVLSLLLVAFAARALGLARRRLDAWALALALAAFVTVAAPTEWDWLPVAVGLGAAVHVAGDMLTGSGVPLLWPWEPRPPRWWRRTPVLNDVWTAGGNLALPLLGTTGSWRERLLVAPLTAYAAYGVGAAVVGGSLTALGYDADRVLERVWEAAGALVTTATVVGAVTLRAPLPG, from the coding sequence GTGGGGGCGGGGCAGGTCACCATCACCACCGAGCGCCTCGGGGAGCTCGCGCTCGGGGCCGGGGTCCTGTCGCTGCTGCTCGTGGCGTTCGCGGCACGCGCCCTCGGCCTCGCCCGGCGGCGGCTGGACGCGTGGGCGCTCGCGCTCGCGCTCGCGGCCTTCGTCACCGTGGCGGCCCCCACGGAGTGGGACTGGCTGCCCGTGGCCGTCGGGCTGGGCGCGGCGGTGCACGTCGCGGGCGACATGCTGACGGGCAGCGGCGTCCCCCTGCTGTGGCCCTGGGAGCCGCGACCGCCGCGCTGGTGGCGCCGCACCCCGGTGCTCAACGACGTCTGGACCGCCGGGGGCAACCTCGCGCTGCCGCTGCTGGGCACCACGGGGTCCTGGCGGGAGCGGCTGCTGGTCGCGCCGCTGACGGCCTACGCGGCGTACGGGGTGGGCGCGGCGGTGGTCGGCGGGTCGCTCACGGCGCTGGGGTACGACGCCGACCGGGTGCTGGAGCGCGTGTGGGAGGCCGCGGGCGCGCTGGTCACCACGGCGACGGTCGTCGGCGCCGTCACCCTCCGGGCGCCGCTGCCGGGCTGA
- a CDS encoding NUDIX domain-containing protein, with the protein MTWQTVSSRVVYENPWIVVREDDAVAPDGSPALYGWVELRPSVFVVALTDDDEVVLVTTDRYTTGPASVEVPAGGTDGQEPLVAAQRELAEEAGLLAREWVHVGTTEALNGIARAPEHVFVARGLSPVGDADATAQEQAHEGISEVRTVPFAEVLAMVRDGRVRDGETVTALALAALHLGRLT; encoded by the coding sequence ATGACCTGGCAGACCGTCTCCTCCCGCGTCGTGTACGAGAACCCGTGGATCGTCGTGCGGGAGGACGACGCGGTCGCCCCTGACGGCAGCCCCGCGCTGTACGGCTGGGTGGAGCTGCGCCCGTCGGTGTTCGTCGTCGCGCTGACCGACGACGACGAGGTCGTGCTCGTCACGACCGACCGGTACACGACCGGTCCCGCGTCGGTCGAGGTGCCGGCGGGCGGCACCGACGGGCAGGAGCCGCTGGTGGCCGCGCAGCGCGAGCTCGCGGAGGAGGCGGGGCTCCTCGCACGCGAGTGGGTGCACGTCGGGACGACCGAGGCGCTGAACGGGATCGCGCGCGCACCCGAGCACGTGTTCGTCGCGCGCGGGCTCTCCCCCGTGGGGGACGCGGACGCCACCGCCCAGGAGCAGGCGCACGAGGGCATCAGCGAGGTCCGGACCGTGCCCTTCGCCGAGGTCCTCGCGATGGTCCGCGACGGCCGCGTCCGCGACGGGGAGACGGTGACGGCCCTCGCGCTCGCGGCCCTCCACCTGGGCCGCCTGACCTGA
- a CDS encoding MarR family winged helix-turn-helix transcriptional regulator has protein sequence MDAHLHDDTPAVPPTAGAGGPASPSEEFLELLHDVLRSVRREASTVLGHDITPGQLRLLRTLDRCDRPRRLGELADVLDVAPRSITSKVDQAEEDGWVRRVPDPADRRATLVELTDAGREQLARLSDRRQEGARARLDVLTPDEQEQLLGLLRRVARG, from the coding sequence GTGGACGCGCACCTGCACGACGACACCCCCGCGGTGCCCCCGACGGCCGGCGCGGGCGGGCCGGCGAGCCCGTCGGAGGAGTTCCTCGAGCTGCTGCACGACGTGCTGCGCAGCGTCCGCCGGGAGGCGTCCACGGTGCTCGGGCACGACATCACGCCGGGCCAGCTGCGCCTGCTGCGCACGCTGGACCGCTGCGACCGGCCGCGCCGCCTCGGCGAGCTCGCCGACGTGCTGGACGTCGCGCCGCGGTCGATCACGTCCAAGGTGGACCAGGCCGAGGAGGACGGCTGGGTGCGCCGCGTGCCCGACCCCGCGGACCGCCGGGCGACCCTCGTCGAGCTCACGGACGCGGGCCGCGAGCAGCTCGCGCGGCTCTCGGACCGGCGGCAGGAGGGTGCCCGGGCCCGGCTCGACGTCCTGACGCCCGACGAGCAGGAGCAGCTGCTGGGGCTGCTGCGCCGGGTGGCCCGCGGATGA
- a CDS encoding ABC transporter ATP-binding protein, with protein MTSPASRHSPVDVDGQHPVRSVFHLLGMHRRRIATAVFFFALKDTPLWLMPFITARVIDVVVDRRPLHELWLWATVAFVALLQNYPNHVMYTKLFMGAVRQIGADLRNALAARLQSLSIGFHTRTSASIVQTKVVRDVENVELMLQQVTHPLLSSSMVVMGAVVTTATSVPQFLPVYALTIPLAVLLRYGLARRSRERNEAFRKQVERFSARVGEMATLMPITRAHGLEATAQERVAEGAEGVRTSGYELDVLNGRFASLSWVGLQLLGVGCLVLAATAALTGWFPVTAGQVVLLSSNFTLITGGVTQLLMLLPVAAKGTESVRSIAEVLAEPDVEQNEGKAPVTAVQGRLTFDAVHFRYDDADGHALDGVDLDVHPGETVAFVGPSGSGKSTVLNLALGFLRPTSGRLLLDGVDAATLDLRTFRRYVSVVPQESVLFEGSIRDNVTYGLGPVPDERVRAALEDANAAEIVDALPDGWHTVVGERGARLSGGQRQRIAIARALVRDPRVLLLDEATSALDPESEALVRDALARLMRGRTTLVVAHRLSTIRDADRIVVLDQGRIVETGRHEELMAAGGRYARLERAQRV; from the coding sequence GTGACGTCCCCCGCCTCGCGGCACTCCCCCGTCGACGTCGACGGCCAGCACCCCGTCCGGTCCGTCTTCCACCTCCTGGGCATGCACCGCCGGCGCATCGCCACGGCGGTGTTCTTCTTCGCGCTCAAGGACACGCCGCTGTGGCTGATGCCGTTCATCACGGCGCGCGTCATCGACGTCGTCGTCGACCGCCGGCCGCTGCACGAGCTGTGGCTGTGGGCCACGGTGGCGTTCGTCGCGCTGCTGCAGAACTACCCGAACCACGTCATGTACACGAAGCTGTTCATGGGCGCGGTCCGGCAGATCGGCGCCGACCTGCGCAACGCGCTCGCCGCACGGCTGCAGAGCCTGTCGATCGGCTTCCACACGCGCACGTCCGCCTCGATCGTGCAGACGAAGGTCGTGCGCGACGTCGAGAACGTCGAGCTCATGCTCCAGCAGGTCACGCACCCGCTGCTGTCGTCGTCGATGGTCGTCATGGGCGCCGTCGTCACCACGGCGACCTCCGTGCCGCAGTTCCTGCCCGTGTACGCGCTGACCATCCCGCTCGCCGTGCTGCTGCGGTACGGGCTCGCGCGCCGCTCCCGCGAGCGCAACGAGGCCTTCCGCAAGCAGGTCGAGCGGTTCTCCGCGCGCGTCGGCGAGATGGCGACGCTCATGCCGATCACCCGCGCGCACGGGCTGGAGGCGACGGCGCAGGAGCGGGTCGCGGAGGGCGCGGAGGGCGTGCGCACGTCCGGGTACGAGCTCGACGTGCTCAACGGCCGGTTCGCGTCGCTGTCCTGGGTCGGGCTGCAGCTGCTCGGCGTCGGCTGCCTCGTGCTCGCCGCGACGGCGGCCCTGACCGGCTGGTTCCCGGTGACGGCCGGGCAGGTCGTGCTGCTGTCGTCGAACTTCACGCTCATCACCGGCGGCGTCACGCAGCTGCTCATGCTCCTGCCGGTGGCGGCCAAGGGCACCGAGTCCGTGCGGTCGATCGCCGAGGTGCTCGCGGAGCCCGACGTCGAGCAGAACGAGGGCAAGGCGCCGGTCACCGCGGTCCAGGGGCGGCTCACGTTCGACGCGGTGCACTTCCGCTACGACGACGCCGACGGGCACGCGCTCGACGGCGTCGACCTCGACGTGCACCCGGGCGAGACGGTCGCGTTCGTCGGGCCGTCCGGGTCGGGCAAGTCCACCGTGCTGAACCTGGCGCTCGGGTTCCTGCGGCCGACGTCCGGGCGGCTGCTGCTCGACGGCGTCGACGCCGCGACGCTCGACCTGCGCACGTTCCGCCGGTACGTGTCCGTGGTGCCGCAGGAGTCCGTGCTGTTCGAGGGGTCGATCCGCGACAACGTCACGTACGGGCTCGGGCCCGTGCCCGACGAGCGGGTCCGAGCCGCCCTCGAGGACGCCAACGCCGCCGAGATCGTCGACGCCCTGCCCGACGGCTGGCACACCGTGGTCGGCGAGCGCGGCGCGCGTCTGTCCGGGGGGCAGCGCCAGCGCATCGCCATCGCCCGCGCGCTCGTGCGCGACCCCCGCGTGCTGCTGCTCGACGAGGCCACGTCCGCGCTCGACCCGGAGTCGGAGGCGCTCGTCCGCGACGCGCTCGCCCGCCTCATGCGCGGGCGCACCACGCTCGTGGTGGCGCACCGCCTGTCCACCATCCGCGACGCCGACCGGATCGTCGTGCTCGACCAGGGCCGGATCGTCGAGACCGGCCGGCACGAGGAGCTCATGGCCGCCGGCGGCCGCTACGCCCGCCTGGAACGCGCGCAGCGGGTCTGA
- a CDS encoding lysine N(6)-hydroxylase/L-ornithine N(5)-oxygenase family protein: protein MTADGTTAVVPDARVHDLVGVGIGPFNLGLAALADPLDLDTVFLDRAEEFRWHPGMMLEGATIQVPFLADLVTMADPTSPYSFLAWLKATGRLYAFYIRESFYPLRAEYDAYCRWVAAQLPALRWGRTVTAVEVDPHDEDLYVVHARRADGSVESYRTRHVVLGVGTQPVVPAALRGLDGPVVHSSDYLPHRDRLRSAASVTVVGSGQSAAEVYRDLLEGTGPGGQRVDWVTRSPRFFPMEYTKLTLEMTSPEYTDHFHALPADLRDRLTREQRGLYKGISADLVDDIYDALYRKSATGPVPTTLLTDTEVTGAAWDGERYTLRLRHAQLGTEHERTTEALVLATGYVAQVPDVVLGIAHRLEWDERGRLAVARDYSVDGGRGRVFVQNGEEHTHGLTAPDLGFGPWRSSTILAAVCGREVYPRERRIAFQEFGVPTGAEPAPAGTVVPAAPAASVAPVAHGGEAAR, encoded by the coding sequence ATGACGGCGGACGGCACGACCGCCGTCGTGCCCGACGCGCGCGTCCACGACCTCGTCGGCGTGGGCATCGGCCCCTTCAACCTGGGGCTCGCGGCGCTCGCGGACCCGCTCGACCTCGACACCGTCTTCCTCGACCGCGCCGAGGAGTTCCGCTGGCACCCGGGGATGATGCTCGAGGGCGCGACGATCCAGGTCCCGTTCCTCGCGGACCTCGTGACGATGGCCGACCCGACCAGCCCGTACTCGTTCCTCGCGTGGCTCAAGGCGACGGGCCGGCTGTACGCGTTCTACATCCGCGAGAGCTTCTACCCGCTGCGCGCGGAGTACGACGCGTACTGCCGGTGGGTGGCGGCGCAGCTGCCCGCGCTGCGCTGGGGGCGCACCGTGACGGCGGTCGAGGTCGACCCGCACGACGAGGACCTGTACGTCGTGCACGCGCGCCGGGCGGACGGCTCCGTCGAGTCGTACCGGACGCGTCACGTCGTGCTGGGCGTCGGCACGCAGCCCGTCGTCCCCGCGGCGCTGCGCGGGCTCGACGGGCCGGTCGTGCACTCGTCGGACTACCTGCCGCACCGCGACCGGCTGCGGTCGGCGGCCTCGGTCACGGTCGTCGGCTCGGGCCAGTCCGCGGCGGAGGTGTACCGCGACCTGCTGGAGGGCACGGGCCCGGGCGGGCAGCGCGTGGACTGGGTGACGCGCTCGCCCCGGTTCTTCCCGATGGAGTACACGAAGCTGACGCTGGAGATGACGTCGCCGGAGTACACCGACCACTTCCACGCGCTGCCGGCCGACCTGCGCGACCGCCTCACCCGCGAGCAGCGCGGCCTCTACAAGGGGATCAGCGCCGACCTCGTCGACGACATCTACGACGCCCTCTACCGCAAGAGCGCCACCGGCCCCGTGCCGACGACGCTGCTGACGGACACCGAGGTCACGGGCGCCGCGTGGGACGGTGAGCGGTACACGCTGCGGCTGCGGCACGCGCAGCTCGGCACCGAGCACGAGCGCACCACCGAGGCGCTCGTGCTCGCCACGGGCTACGTCGCGCAGGTGCCGGACGTGGTCCTCGGCATCGCGCACCGGCTGGAGTGGGACGAGCGCGGGCGGCTGGCCGTGGCGCGCGACTACTCGGTCGACGGCGGTCGCGGGCGCGTGTTCGTGCAGAACGGCGAGGAGCACACGCACGGCCTCACCGCGCCGGACCTCGGCTTCGGGCCGTGGCGGTCGTCGACGATCCTCGCGGCCGTGTGCGGGCGCGAGGTGTACCCGCGCGAGCGGCGCATCGCGTTCCAGGAGTTCGGCGTGCCGACGGGTGCAGAGCCGGCGCCGGCGGGGACGGTCGTCCCCGCCGCACCCGCGGCTTCGGTCGCCCCCGTCGCCCACGGCGGCGAGGCAGCGCGGTGA
- a CDS encoding ABC transporter ATP-binding protein, with the protein MPGGGGNPAVRGFTRDPSVKAQRLQRGSLRRILAFARPYRAQLAVFLVLIALGAGAGALTPWLLQRLIDDGITRGDTGVVVGIAGAVAGLAVVSAVLGVAERWVSARIGEGLIHDLRTAVFDHVQRMPLAFFSRARTGALVQRLNGDVLGAQQAFTSTLSNVVSNSLTVAFVLAAMLSMSWQLTLLSLVLLPVFVLPARWFGRKIAAITRESYELGAEASQTMTERFNVAGAHLVKVFGDPARESAAYAEQTARVRDIGVKRALYSTWFRIGLTTVASVATAIVYGLGGLLAIRDELTVGVVVALAAYLGRLYGPLTAMSNVQVDVMTALVSFERVLEVLDLEPTVAERPGASDLRDAVAARGASVELDHVGFRYPAAGEVSLASLESVATLSHDPVADTLTDVTFSVPAGAMVALVGPSGAGKTTISQLVTRMYDPTRGAVRIAGQDLRDVTADSLRATVGVVSQEAHLFHDTIAGNLRFARPDATDADIERALRAAHVWDLVASLPDGIETVVGDRGYRLSGGERQRLAIARLLLKAPDVVVLDEATAHLDSESEAAVQAALDEALTGRTSLVIAHRLSTVRQADLIVVVEAGRVVEQGTHADLLARGGLYADLYRTQFAEKAAAA; encoded by the coding sequence ATGCCCGGCGGAGGCGGCAACCCCGCCGTCCGCGGCTTCACGCGCGACCCGTCCGTCAAGGCCCAGCGCCTGCAGCGCGGCTCGCTGCGCCGGATCCTCGCGTTCGCGCGCCCCTACCGCGCCCAGCTCGCGGTCTTCCTCGTCCTCATCGCGCTCGGCGCCGGCGCCGGCGCCCTCACCCCGTGGCTGCTGCAGCGGCTCATCGACGACGGCATCACCCGCGGCGACACCGGCGTCGTCGTCGGGATCGCCGGCGCGGTCGCCGGCCTCGCGGTGGTCTCCGCGGTCCTCGGCGTGGCCGAGCGGTGGGTGTCCGCGCGCATCGGCGAGGGCCTCATCCACGACCTGCGCACCGCCGTGTTCGACCACGTGCAGCGCATGCCCCTCGCCTTCTTCTCCCGCGCCCGCACGGGCGCCCTCGTCCAGCGTCTCAACGGCGACGTCCTCGGCGCGCAGCAGGCGTTCACGTCCACGCTGTCCAACGTCGTGAGCAACTCGCTCACGGTCGCCTTCGTGCTGGCCGCGATGCTGTCGATGTCGTGGCAGCTCACGCTGCTCTCGCTCGTCCTGCTGCCCGTCTTCGTGCTGCCCGCCCGCTGGTTCGGGCGCAAGATCGCCGCGATCACGCGCGAGTCCTACGAGCTCGGCGCCGAGGCGTCGCAGACGATGACCGAGCGGTTCAACGTCGCCGGCGCGCACCTGGTCAAGGTGTTCGGCGACCCGGCGCGCGAGTCCGCCGCCTACGCCGAGCAGACCGCGCGCGTGCGCGACATCGGCGTCAAGCGCGCGCTGTACTCGACGTGGTTCCGCATCGGCCTGACCACCGTCGCGTCCGTCGCGACGGCGATCGTCTACGGGCTGGGCGGTCTGCTGGCGATCCGCGACGAGCTGACCGTCGGCGTCGTCGTCGCCCTCGCCGCCTACCTCGGCCGCCTCTACGGCCCGCTGACGGCGATGTCGAACGTGCAGGTCGACGTCATGACGGCGCTCGTCTCGTTCGAGCGCGTGCTCGAGGTGCTCGACCTGGAGCCGACGGTCGCGGAGAGGCCCGGCGCCTCCGACCTGCGCGACGCCGTCGCGGCACGGGGCGCGAGCGTCGAGCTCGACCACGTCGGCTTCCGCTACCCCGCGGCCGGAGAGGTGTCGCTCGCGTCCCTCGAGTCCGTCGCGACGCTCAGCCACGACCCGGTCGCGGACACGCTCACCGACGTCACGTTCTCCGTGCCGGCCGGCGCCATGGTGGCCCTCGTCGGCCCGTCGGGCGCCGGCAAGACGACCATCTCGCAGCTCGTCACGCGGATGTACGACCCCACGCGCGGGGCCGTCCGGATCGCCGGGCAGGACCTGCGCGACGTCACCGCCGACTCGCTGCGTGCGACCGTCGGCGTCGTCAGCCAGGAGGCGCACCTCTTCCACGACACCATCGCGGGCAACCTGCGCTTCGCCCGCCCCGACGCCACCGACGCCGACATCGAGCGCGCCCTGCGCGCCGCGCACGTGTGGGACCTCGTCGCGTCGCTGCCCGACGGCATCGAGACCGTCGTCGGCGACCGCGGCTACCGCCTCTCCGGCGGCGAGCGCCAGCGCCTCGCGATCGCGCGGCTGCTGCTCAAGGCCCCCGACGTCGTCGTGCTCGACGAGGCCACGGCCCACCTGGACTCGGAGTCGGAGGCCGCCGTGCAGGCCGCCCTCGACGAGGCGCTCACCGGGCGCACGTCGCTCGTCATCGCGCACCGCCTGTCGACCGTCCGGCAGGCCGACCTCATCGTCGTCGTCGAGGCCGGGCGGGTCGTCGAGCAGGGCACGCACGCCGACCTGCTCGCGCGCGGCGGGCTGTACGCGGACCTGTACCGCACCCAGTTCGCGGAGAAGGCCGCGGCCGCCTGA